The genomic stretch TCCTCATCGCCTGCGCCAACATTGCCAACCTCCTCCTGGCCCGCGGTGCCAACCGCGCCACGGAGATGGGGGTACGGCTCGCCCTTGGCGCCTCGCGCTCGCGCCTCGTCAGGCAGCTCCTGGTGGAATCGCTCGTCCTGGCGGCACTCGGCGGTTTGGTGTCGCTCCTCGTGGCGCGCTGGACGCTGCAGGGCATCGCCGCGATGCTCCCGCCGGAAGGGGCGACGACACTCGCCTTCACGTTGCAGCTCCCGGTGCTCCTCTTTGCCGGCGCGCTCGCCGTGGCCACCGGCTTCCTGTTCGGTCTCTTCCCCGCCCTGCACTCCACGCGCGCCGATCTCATCTCGTCCATCCGCGCCGGCGCCGGCCAGATTGCCGGCGGCGTCGCCTCGCGCTTTCGCACCGGGCTCGCCGTCGCACAGATCGCGCTCTCCACCGCCCTGCTCGTCTCCGCTGGGCTCTTCCTCAAAAGCCTCGTCAACGTGAGCCGTGTCGATCTGGGGATTCGCGTCGACTCCGTGGCGACGTTCAGCGTCTCGCCGCTCCGTGTAGGGTACGATACGCTGAGAGCCAAGGTGCTCTACTCGCGCATCGAGGAGGAGCTGCGCGCCATGCCGGGGGTGACTGGCGTGACGTCGTCGATCGTCCCGCTCCTGTCGGGCGACAGTTGGGGGAACGATGTGCGCGTGCAGGGCTTCGAGTGCCTGCCCGATGTCGACTGCAACTCGCGCTACAACGCCATCGGCGCCGGCTACTTCACGATGATCGGGGCGCGCCTGGCGGCGGGGCGTGACTTCACGGCCAGCGACCAATACGGCGGCAGCCGAGTGGCGATCGTCAACGAGGCGTTCGTCGAGAAGTTCAAGCTGGGGCGAGAGGCCGTGGGGAAGTTCATGGGACGCGCCAGCGGCAACGACTCGCTCGGGATCCAGATCGTCGGCGTCGTCCCCAACGTGGCCTACAACTCCGCCAAGGGCGCGCCGCAGCCCGTCTTCTATCTCCCGTGGCAGCAGCAGGGGATCATTGGACAGATGTACTTCTACGCGCGGACGCGTCTCCCCGGCGACCAACTGGTGGCAGCGATTCCCCAGATGATGAAGAAGGTCGATCCCGCGCTCCCCGTGCAGGACCTCAAGACGCTGCCGCAGCAACTGCGGGAGAACGTCTTCCTCGACCGCATGATCTCCATCCTGTCGGCGGCCTTCGCCTGCCTGGCAACGCTGCTGGCCGCGGTGGGGCTGTACGGCGTGCTCGCCTACTCCGTGTCGCAACGCACGCGGGAGATCGGGGTGCGCATGGCGTTAGGCGCCGATCGTGGCCGCGTGCAATGGATGATCCTGCGCCAGGTCGCGATCATGGCCGGTGTGGGAGCCACCATCGGAGCGCTGGGCGCGCTCGGGATCGGGCGCGCGGCGCGCTCGCTCCTGTACGGGCTGGACGGGCACGACCCGCTCGTCTTCGGCGCCGCGGTGCTCCTGCTGGGTGCGGTGGCTATTGGCGCTGGGTGGGTGCCGGCGCTGCGGGCCAGCCGCACGCAGCCGATGCGAGCGCTGCGGTACGACTGAGAACTACTTACGGGGAAGCTTGTTCAGCGAAGGCTGGGGAGGACGGGAGCGGGCGCACCGTCACTCCCGCTCTCCCGCCTCCACCGCGTCCAGTTCGCGTTCGGCGGCTTCGTAGGCAAGCTCTACCTCGGCGCAGCGGAGTTCCAGCTCCTCGATCGAGACCAGCTCCACCAGGCGCTCCATCGTTCGCAGCAGGCCCGCCAGCTGCGTCGCCCCCACGTGGGCGCTGCTGCGCTGGAACTCGTGCGCGAGCCCCCGCACGGCCTGCCGATCGTCGGCGACCACCGAATCACGCAGCGCCTGCAACAGTTGTGGCGCCGATTGGCGATACCAGCGGATCGATGTGCGCCGCTGCGAGGGCGCGGTGGCCGAATCGCTCTCGCGGCGCAGCGATCCCACGTCGAGCGCCGAGCCCTGGCCCAGGATGCGATGCATCCGCTCGTTGGCCGGCGCGGCGTTGCGCGGTGGACGTTCCTCGCCCACGATGTCGTTCCAGACGGAGCTGGTCGTCCCGCTCTCCTGCCACGCGCCACGCCCGAGGGCGAGTGGGGCATCGGTGACTCCCTGCTCCAACTGTCCGCACCAGCGCCGGAAGACGACGAACAGCTCGTCGAGGCGGAACGGCTTCGAGAGGTAGTCGTCCATTCCCGCCGACAGGCACCGCTCGCGCTCCCCGTCGATCGCCGACGCCGTGAGGGCGACGATCGGGATGCGGCGCGCCTCATGTGAACGTTCGGCACGGATGACGCGCGTGGCATCGTAGCCGTCCATCTCCGGCATCTGGCAGTCCATGAGGATGATGTCGAAGTCGCGCTCCCGCGCCGCCTCCACCGCGTCAGCCCCTGTCGGTACGACGACCACGGCGCAGCCCAACGTGTCGAGGAAGGAGCGCGCCACGAACTGGTTGATGTCGTTGTCGTCCGCCAGCAGCACCCGTGTACCAAGGAAGGAGTTGCGCACCACGTCGCGCGTGTGGAGCTGCGCCTCCTCTGCCGTCGCCTCGTGCGCCAGCGCGTGCAGTACCGGCGCGGCGCTCCCGTCCAGGTTGCTCGCCTGGGAACCGCGCGCCTCGGTTGCTGCTGGCGGCGCGGCGTCTGCCACGCGGGGGGCGCCGCCGGCCGCGTCCACGCGGCGCACCCGCACGGTGAACCAGAACGTACTCCCCTGGCCCGACGCGCTTTCCACGCCCACCTCACCGCCCATCAGCTCCGTGAGCTTGCGGCTGATCGCCAGGCCAAGCCCCGTCCCGCCGTACTTGCGGCTGGTGCTGCTGTCGGCCTGCGTGAACGGCTCAAAGAGACGCGCCACCGTGTCGGCATCGACGCCGATTCCCGTGTCGCGTACCGCGATGCGCACCAGCATGCTGGTGCCGTCGTCCTCCTGGACGGTCGTGTCGATGCTCACCTCGCCACGCGCGGTGAACTTGATCGCGTTGCCCACCAGGTTGAGGATGATCTGCCGCACGCGCGTGGGATCGCCTCCCACCATGCGCCGCGCCGCCGGTGCCACCGTCGAGCGCAGCGTGATCTGCTTCTCCGCTGCCTTTCGCGCAAAGAGGTCGACCGCATCGCCCACCACGCGCGGGAGGTCGAACTCGACGTTCTCGATGTCGAACTTCCCCGCCTCGACCTTCGAGAAGTCGAGAATGTCATTGATGATCGTGAGGAGCGACTCCCCCGACTGCTGGATCGCGAGGACGTACTCGCGCTGGCGCGACGACAGCTCGGTATCGAGCATCAGCTCCGTCATCCCCAGGACGCCGTTCATCGGTGTGCGAATCTCGTGGCTCATCGTGGCGAGAAATTCGCTCTTGGCCCGCGCCGCCGCCTCGGCCTCGTCCTTGGCAACGCGCAACTGCGCCTCGGTGCGCTCGCGCTCGGTGATCTCCATCGTGAGCGCGAGGGTCCGCTCCCCAACGCGTCGCTCCAGGTTCTCCCGCGCATCCGTGAGCGCATCGTCGCGCTTCTGGATCTCGTCCAGCATCCCGTTGAACGCGGTGATCAGCGTTCCCACCTCGTCGTTGCCGTGCGGCTCGGCGCGCACCGAGTAGTCCTGGTGCGTGGAGACGTCGCGCGCCACTCCCGCCAGCCGCAAGATCGGTTCGGTGACGAGCCCCAGCACGACGCTGGAGAGGACGATCGACACCAGCACCGTTCCCACCAGCACGGCGCCCATGATTCCCACCACCGCGCGCAGGCGCTCGGTGAGGGCGGTGAGCTCCGACTTGAGATAAACGGAGCCCAGCAGCTCCGAGCCGCGCCGGATGGGGACGTTCACCTCCAGCTGATCGCCGACGAACGCGTGTCCATCCGGGCCGGCGCGCACGGGGATCTGCCGCGCGGCGTGTGCATCGCGCGCATAGTGCGCGAAGGGACGGCCGGCGCCATCATAGACGACCGCCGAGACAATGCCGCGCTCCGTGCCAAGGTTGGCAAGCGTCTTCAGCGCGGCTTCCGTGTCGTTGAAGTCGAGCGCCGACTGGACGTTGGTTCCCACGATCCCCGCCAGCCCGCGCAGCTCCTGCGGCAGCTTGCGACGGAATTCGTACTGATCCCACACCACCACGCCGACGGACGAGACGATGAGCGCCACGGCGGCGGTGAGCACGATGAACGCCGTGAACTTGCGACGAAGGGGCTGGTTTCGCAGATGGTCGAGCGCGCTCACGGCTCACCTCCCTGCGACTTGACCAGGCGAGCCAGACGGAGCAATTGCGAACTGAGGCGCAGCCCGGCGTTCGCGGTCGCGTCGACGTTGACCTCGAAGCGGAGCTTGGCATCCTCGTGGAAGAAGTTGATCATGCCGCCACGCTCGGCAAAGCCGTCCGTGTAGCCGACCGTGAGAATGCCGCGTGCGCGCGCCACGCGGATCGCCCTACCGATCAACAGCGGATCGTCGGTGCCGAGAAAGAGCACCGCGAGCCCCTCCTGGTCTTCGACCTGGTCGACCGCACGCACGCTGACCGTGCGCCCCTCGATCATACGTCCGGCCACCAGGCGCGCCATCTCCTTGAGGAGCGCCGGGTCGGCGAAGACGCCGATGACGAACGGCGCGGTCGCCGACGCTCCGTCGGACCCTTTGGGCCACGACGCGTACTGGCCAAAGCGGAAAAGGAAGGCCGCGCGCAGCTGCGAGTCTGACGGCTCGCCCTGCGGTCCCCCGGTCGCGCCACCGATCATCCCCGGAAGGAGGACCGGCAGCAACGCGCGTCGTAAGGTGCGCCTCACATTACGCCAGACGTACATGAACGCGCGCGTCTAGCGTCGAACGGTGACCGAGCTGTACACGCTCCACGGAATGCGGGATGGAATCGTGCGCGACTCGGAGAGGAACTCCGCCTGCGGCGGTGACAGCATGTTGCGCCCGCCCAGGGCCCACTCGATGTGCGCATTGGGCGACCAGGCGAGCCTCCCGTCGACGGCGTGACGACTCGTCACGCCAAACGACGGCAAGTCGGCGACATAGCGATAGGTGAGGTCCACGTCGATGTTCCCGGGGAGCGACGACGCCGACCGCATCCGGAACTGGTGGCGCGGCGCCGAGCCTGCACGATCGGCCCCCTGCTCCAGCGCTGTAGGGGTGCGGGAGTAGTCCCAGTTCAGGTACGAGTAGACTCCCTCGAGCACCCATCCCGCCGTCGGCTCCCAGCGCGAGAGCAGCTCCGCGCCCGAGATGTCGGCGCGCCCCGTCGTTTGTGCCGTCGCCGCGATGCGCACCACGCCAGGCGGCGGCGTGGGGACGTACTGCGGTTCGCTGCGCTCGAAGATTCGGACCTTGGGATAGTGATTCCAGTAGACCGCAAGGTCGATCGAGACGGAACTCGTGGGACGCACGCGATAGCCAGCCTCGGAGGCGATGAGGACCTCGGAACCGAGGTCGGGATTCCCCACCAGCGCCACGACCGTTGGCGGGCCGCCGACTTGCGAGGGAATGATCGCCTGCGGGTAGTCGACATTGCGGTCCACGCTGGCCGGGATGCGCACCGCGCGCGCCACGCTGGCCCACAGCGTCTGGCGCGCCGACGGGAGCACGCTCAGGCTGGCCTTGGGTTGCAGCTCCCACCCCGAGTATGGATTGCGTTCCAGCTTGCCGCCTAACGTGACGAAGGCACGGTGCGGCACCAGGGCGATCTCGTCCTGGACAAAGGCGTTGAAGAACTGCTCGGTGACCCGGACGGGGCTGAAGACCATGTCCAGGATGCCGCGGTTGTGCTCATCCACGGAGCGGTAGCCGCCGCCCCAAACCACGCGCTGCCGCTCGGCGATTGTCAGTTGGTGCTGCACCTCGAGGTCGATCGTGCGTTCCTTCTCGTCCAGGCTGCTCATCGCGTTGCGATGGTTGTACGAGAGGTAGCCCTGCAGCGTGAGCGCCGAGCCCGGCGAGAGCGTCCGCTCCCAGCGCGCCAAGGCGTGGCCGCCGCTGAAGTCGTTCCGCTCCGGGAGCTGGAACAGGTACGGCGGCTCGGCGCGCGCCTGCGGGAAGTTTGTCCCGTACTTGAGCTGATGCGCATCCGCGGAGACCGTGAGGCGATCGCCCGCACGCTTCCACATCGTGCGCACGCCGGTACGGAGGAGCTTCCAGTCGTCGTTGGACTCACCGCCGGCCAGCGAGCCGAGGGCATCGCCTGCCTTGCGATTGGCAAACAGGCGATAGCTCCAGGCCTCGCCCGCGCTCCCGCTGTGCTGCAGTGCGACTTCCGCCTGGCCGTCGCGCCCGTAGCGCGCCGTGGCCAGCGACCCGTCGGTGGCGGAGGCCGCCTTGGTGACGATGTTGATGACCCCGTTCACCGCATTCGCCCCCCAGAGCGTGGCGCCGGGGCCGCGAATGACCTCGATGCGCTCGATCTCGGAGATCGGGAGATTCTCCTCCTCCCAGATGACCCCCGCGAAGAGCCGGGAGTAGACCGAGCGGCCGTCGATGAGGACGAGGAGCTTGTTGGCGTACTGGCCGGCGAAGCCGCGCGAGCCGATGGCCCACTGCGAGGAGCGGAGCTGCGCCGCCTGGATCCCTGGCGCCAGCTGCAAGGCTTCCTGGACCGATGACACACCGGTGCGCCGGAGGTCGGCGGCGGTGAGGACGAAGACCGCAGCCGGGGCCTCGAAGACCCGCTCCTCGCGGCGCGAGACGCTGCGCACCTCGACGCCCATGAGCTGTTCGAGTGACAGCTCCATGATCGCGGAATCCGCGGTCGCGCGCTGGGCGCCGAGCGGTCGGGCGTACGATCCCAACGACAAGGCCAGGAGAAGGCAGGCACGGGTGGCCGATCGGTACGTCATGATGTGCAGGGATTGCAGCTGGACGGAAGCTGGGCGCTCCACCGTCCGCGAGCCATGCCCGCGCGTGGTGCCGTCATCGCACGGACAGACGTCCGGCGATTCCCAGTAACGAGAGGATCGACGCAGCTGGCCGTCGGCTGAAGGGAGTGGTTGTGGGTGGAGTGGGGCGGGGGAGAGCGAGGTGGGGGCGAAGCGTTGCGACTGTCGGGGATTGCACTACGCGCGGGTGGGGGGGATGGCGGGAATGGGGGGGGCGGGGGGTGGGATTGTCGTGGGTCGAATTGGCGTCCTCGGCTGGTGTCAGCAATCGGGGTCAGAGCAATCGGGGTCAGAGTCACCGAACCAATTTCTCGGTGACTCTGACCCCGACTTTCCCTGATCCTCCCCGATTCGCCAAATCGCCCGTCCAAATGGCTCCCG from Gemmatimonadaceae bacterium encodes the following:
- a CDS encoding ABC transporter permease codes for the protein MRDLRYAIRSLRTTPFVNAVAILSLALGIGANAAIYSLFDQMLLRPLPVANPEALVNLELPGPIQGSDSCNQSGCGDGIIWSYPMFRDLERADHGLAGIAGLRIYGASIALGDEPTVGDGMLVTGSFFSTLGLQPAVGRLIQPKDNEPGSDNMVAVLSHRFWQDRFQGKRDAVGQLLRLNGRAFTIIGVAPEGFDGPTLGSQPLVYTPMQSRVWVGDYKGLENRRDYWVYVFGRLKPAVTMEAAKASLDRIIAPILTDVEAPLQQAISEATLKRFKEKRVVLKPGARGMSSMQGEARTPLTMLFAITGVVLLIACANIANLLLARGANRATEMGVRLALGASRSRLVRQLLVESLVLAALGGLVSLLVARWTLQGIAAMLPPEGATTLAFTLQLPVLLFAGALAVATGFLFGLFPALHSTRADLISSIRAGAGQIAGGVASRFRTGLAVAQIALSTALLVSAGLFLKSLVNVSRVDLGIRVDSVATFSVSPLRVGYDTLRAKVLYSRIEEELRAMPGVTGVTSSIVPLLSGDSWGNDVRVQGFECLPDVDCNSRYNAIGAGYFTMIGARLAAGRDFTASDQYGGSRVAIVNEAFVEKFKLGREAVGKFMGRASGNDSLGIQIVGVVPNVAYNSAKGAPQPVFYLPWQQQGIIGQMYFYARTRLPGDQLVAAIPQMMKKVDPALPVQDLKTLPQQLRENVFLDRMISILSAAFACLATLLAAVGLYGVLAYSVSQRTREIGVRMALGADRGRVQWMILRQVAIMAGVGATIGALGALGIGRAARSLLYGLDGHDPLVFGAAVLLLGAVAIGAGWVPALRASRTQPMRALRYD
- a CDS encoding YfiR family protein, encoding MLPVLLPGMIGGATGGPQGEPSDSQLRAAFLFRFGQYASWPKGSDGASATAPFVIGVFADPALLKEMARLVAGRMIEGRTVSVRAVDQVEDQEGLAVLFLGTDDPLLIGRAIRVARARGILTVGYTDGFAERGGMINFFHEDAKLRFEVNVDATANAGLRLSSQLLRLARLVKSQGGEP
- a CDS encoding response regulator, which produces MSALDHLRNQPLRRKFTAFIVLTAAVALIVSSVGVVVWDQYEFRRKLPQELRGLAGIVGTNVQSALDFNDTEAALKTLANLGTERGIVSAVVYDGAGRPFAHYARDAHAARQIPVRAGPDGHAFVGDQLEVNVPIRRGSELLGSVYLKSELTALTERLRAVVGIMGAVLVGTVLVSIVLSSVVLGLVTEPILRLAGVARDVSTHQDYSVRAEPHGNDEVGTLITAFNGMLDEIQKRDDALTDARENLERRVGERTLALTMEITERERTEAQLRVAKDEAEAAARAKSEFLATMSHEIRTPMNGVLGMTELMLDTELSSRQREYVLAIQQSGESLLTIINDILDFSKVEAGKFDIENVEFDLPRVVGDAVDLFARKAAEKQITLRSTVAPAARRMVGGDPTRVRQIILNLVGNAIKFTARGEVSIDTTVQEDDGTSMLVRIAVRDTGIGVDADTVARLFEPFTQADSSTSRKYGGTGLGLAISRKLTELMGGEVGVESASGQGSTFWFTVRVRRVDAAGGAPRVADAAPPAATEARGSQASNLDGSAAPVLHALAHEATAEEAQLHTRDVVRNSFLGTRVLLADDNDINQFVARSFLDTLGCAVVVVPTGADAVEAARERDFDIILMDCQMPEMDGYDATRVIRAERSHEARRIPIVALTASAIDGERERCLSAGMDDYLSKPFRLDELFVVFRRWCGQLEQGVTDAPLALGRGAWQESGTTSSVWNDIVGEERPPRNAAPANERMHRILGQGSALDVGSLRRESDSATAPSQRRTSIRWYRQSAPQLLQALRDSVVADDRQAVRGLAHEFQRSSAHVGATQLAGLLRTMERLVELVSIEELELRCAEVELAYEAAERELDAVEAGERE
- a CDS encoding TonB-dependent receptor, which produces MTYRSATRACLLLALSLGSYARPLGAQRATADSAIMELSLEQLMGVEVRSVSRREERVFEAPAAVFVLTAADLRRTGVSSVQEALQLAPGIQAAQLRSSQWAIGSRGFAGQYANKLLVLIDGRSVYSRLFAGVIWEEENLPISEIERIEVIRGPGATLWGANAVNGVINIVTKAASATDGSLATARYGRDGQAEVALQHSGSAGEAWSYRLFANRKAGDALGSLAGGESNDDWKLLRTGVRTMWKRAGDRLTVSADAHQLKYGTNFPQARAEPPYLFQLPERNDFSGGHALARWERTLSPGSALTLQGYLSYNHRNAMSSLDEKERTIDLEVQHQLTIAERQRVVWGGGYRSVDEHNRGILDMVFSPVRVTEQFFNAFVQDEIALVPHRAFVTLGGKLERNPYSGWELQPKASLSVLPSARQTLWASVARAVRIPASVDRNVDYPQAIIPSQVGGPPTVVALVGNPDLGSEVLIASEAGYRVRPTSSVSIDLAVYWNHYPKVRIFERSEPQYVPTPPPGVVRIAATAQTTGRADISGAELLSRWEPTAGWVLEGVYSYLNWDYSRTPTALEQGADRAGSAPRHQFRMRSASSLPGNIDVDLTYRYVADLPSFGVTSRHAVDGRLAWSPNAHIEWALGGRNMLSPPQAEFLSESRTIPSRIPWSVYSSVTVRR